Proteins found in one Microbacterium sp. SSM24 genomic segment:
- a CDS encoding SURF1 family protein, with translation MLRPQWIGMLLLCLLVAGVFAWLGQWQLSRAVDTDPLPPGATEEIRPLADVAAPGELIPEPVVGQRVTVEGFWMPGDFLIVSSRYNDDVEGYWVTGQLRIAGTDEPTSVAVALGWAPTLDQARTAAEELDRTASAAVRTPVTVEGRLISDEGPVPPPRREDPQTLTRMSPAALLGQWDDVEGLNVYRPYIASAEAPSPLDDISSPAPDEGSAVNWLNIFYAAEWAIFAGFAFYLWYRLARDAWEKEVEDLLDDVEPKEPDRPDEAAGAASAPEITPESRG, from the coding sequence ATGCTGCGTCCGCAGTGGATCGGGATGCTGCTGCTCTGCCTGCTCGTGGCGGGCGTGTTCGCGTGGCTCGGGCAGTGGCAGCTGAGCCGCGCCGTCGACACGGATCCGCTGCCGCCCGGGGCGACCGAGGAGATCCGTCCCCTGGCGGATGTCGCGGCACCGGGGGAGCTCATCCCCGAGCCGGTCGTGGGGCAGCGCGTCACCGTCGAGGGCTTCTGGATGCCCGGCGACTTCCTCATCGTCTCGTCGCGGTACAACGACGACGTCGAGGGGTACTGGGTGACCGGGCAGCTGCGGATCGCGGGAACCGACGAGCCGACTTCGGTCGCCGTCGCGCTCGGCTGGGCGCCCACACTCGACCAGGCGCGGACCGCCGCCGAGGAACTCGACCGCACCGCGTCTGCTGCGGTGCGGACACCGGTCACCGTGGAGGGCCGGCTCATCTCGGACGAAGGGCCGGTGCCGCCGCCGCGCCGCGAGGATCCGCAGACGCTCACCCGCATGTCTCCGGCCGCGCTGCTCGGCCAGTGGGACGACGTCGAGGGGCTCAACGTCTACCGGCCGTACATCGCCTCGGCCGAGGCCCCGTCGCCGCTGGACGACATCTCCTCGCCCGCTCCCGACGAGGGCTCGGCGGTCAACTGGCTGAACATCTTCTACGCGGCCGAATGGGCGATCTTCGCAGGCTTCGCCTTCTACCTCTGGTACCGGCTGGCCCGTGACGCGTGGGAGAAGGAGGTCGAGGACCTCCTCGACGACGTCGAGCCGAAGGAGCCCGATCGCCCGGACGAGGCCGCGGGCGCGGCATCCGCTCCGGAAATCACGCCGGAATCCCGCGGGTAG